One genomic segment of Zymoseptoria tritici IPO323 chromosome 5, whole genome shotgun sequence includes these proteins:
- a CDS encoding uncharacterized protein (unknown function) has protein sequence MITRTRMALLVFFTFLACLRSSLAQTSPVSTDKDGNRYVQYTGEDGPVLLADNRRPSLYTADFGDCMGGSTINVTRFDASYYKDNMTVLFHLAGETGVKSDVVMLYIGVFAYGENRFDLVFDPCNANIASLCPMNGTVPIEASGIIPVSQEDVAGIPPIALSIPDFEGEAILRIFSNTTRQQIACYTAVVTNGNSFSHPAAVGSVLGIFTFVAMIASFATAIYGTAVPTMRLHYAHSLSVGVVFAVWHHIFFTGALSVNWPSVLVAWWSNFAWSGGMIYSSTMQDSINKLIGNNIGNTSHVGAAQTGGDNTDVGGGFDTSLLYKRRTLEARQAPMSGGSTLGTAEQGYHWYGDPVPEGLPLPGNFSGFAGTLGQEGIRASNAFMTGFLWFIILLVILIAAVIAFKWSLEGLVRYKKIKQDRLQFFRDHWLGFTAVITLRICYIAFFAMLFLSIFQFSYESSSGVKAIAGIVFIVFFAGMLGVASYAYWYRRHTVDFESRPQFERKTLLGKIPWFGFKDAPLQPSRGDAVAHDGNSNMDESAAKPRFWKRLSTGPALVHTTVNSIHDDEDYTRKFGWLAARFRRTRWWFFAFWLCYEFLRAIFYGGASGFARAQVFGLLVIEIVAAGFIIWMRPFEGQRLNLLVVYALSFSKVITVGLSAAFDVEFNLPRIATTALGIIIIVVQGILTILTMIAIVVGSVSSYMSLTRNQEGDDFRPKKWAGIREKYFNHLDKSVKDLPGESRKDEDEIFVNEVNPSTFDIPINISTTTLPQPSATPIPSGSRPASRPVSRAPSVRSVSSGNLPFGARAHRMSWSMRDFQQ, from the exons ATGATCACACGGACACGAATGGCCTTGCTGGTCTTCTTCACCTTTCTAGCATGCCTCCGATCATCGCTTGCGCAAACAAGCCCAGTGTCGACAGATAAAGACGGAAACAGATACGTTCAATACACCGGCGAGGATGGCCCTGTGCTGCTGGCAGACAATCGCCGCCCATCGCTCTACACGGCAGATTTTGGTGACTGCATGGGAGGAAGCACCATCAACGTCACTCGGTTCGATGCGTCGTACTACAAGGACAACATGACGGTGCTCTTCCATCTTGCGGGAGAGACTGGCGTGAAGAGCGATGTGGTTATGCTGTACATTGGAGTCTTTGCGTATGGCGAGAATCGATTCGATCTCGTCTTTGATCCGTGTAATGCGAATATTGCAAG CCTGTGTCCGATGAACGGCACCGTACCGATCGAAGCAAGTGGAATCATTCCAGTATCGCAGGAAGACGTCGCTGGAATTCCTCCCATCGCTCTCTCGATTCCCGACTTTGAAGGCGAGGCCATTCTTcgcatcttctccaacacTACCCGTCAACAAATCGCATGCTATACAGCCGTTGTCACAAACGGCAACTCCTTCAGTCATCCCGCTGCGGTCGGGTCGGTTCTCGGCATCTTCACATTCGTTGCAATGATTGCATCTTTCGCTACGGCAATCTACGGAACGGCCGTCCCGACGATGAGACTTCACTACGCTCACTCGCTGTCCGTCGGAGTGGTCTTCGCAGTCTGGCATCATATCTTCTTCACCGGCGCTCTTTCTGTCAACTGGCCGTCCGTCTTGGTGGCATGGTGGAGCAACTTTGCGTGGAGTGGTGGCATGATCTACAGTTCGACCATGCAGGACAGCATTAACAAGTTGATTGGCAACAACATTGGCAATACATCGCATGTGGGAGCTGCCCAGACTGGTGGAGACAATACGGATGTTGGAGGTGGATTCGACACGAGTCTGCTGTACAAGAGA CGAACGCTGGAAGCCCGCCAGGCACCAATGTCTGGTGGGTCGACTCTCGGCACTGCAGAACAGGGCTACCATTGGTACGGAGACCCGGTGCCTGAAGGACTGCCTCTGCCTGGAAACTTCTCCGGGTTCGCCGGCACTCTCGGACAAGAAGGCATTCGGGCGAGCAATGCTTTCATGACTGGTTTCCTCTGGTTCATCATTCTGTTGGTGATATTGATTGCCGCTGTAATTGCCTTCAAGTGGTCACTGGAAGGTCTGGTCCGCTATAAGAAAATCAAGCAAGACAGACTTCAATTCTTTCGGGACCACTGGCTCGGCTTCACTGCTGTCATCACACTGCGCATTTGCTACATTGCGTTCTTCGCGATGTTGTTCCTCAGCATCTTCCAGTTCTCGTACGAGTCGTCGAGTGGCGTCAAGGCCATCGCCGGGATCGTCTTTATCGTTTTCTTCGCCGGCATGCTGGGCGTCGCTAGTTACGCATACTGGTATCGGAGACATACCGTGGATTTTGAATCTCGTCCACAATTCGAGCGTAAGACGCTTCTGGGCAAGATTCCTTGGTTTGGTTTCAAAGACGCACCGCTTCAGCCCAGCCGTGGCGACGCCGTCGCGCATGATGGCAACTCAAACATGGACGAGTCAGCCGCCAAGCCGCGCTTCTGGAAGCGTCTCAGCACAGGACCTGCTCTCGTACATACCACAGTGAACAGCATACATGACGACGAAGACTACACTCGCAAATTCGGCTGGCTCGCCGCTCGATTTCGCCGTACACGCTGGTGGTTCTTTGCATTCTGGCTGTGCTACGAATTTCTCCGTGCCATCTTCTATGGCGGTGCGTCCGGATTCGCTCGAGCTCAGGTCTTTGGTCTTCTTGTCATTGAAATCGTTGCGGCGGGCTTCATCATCTGGATGCGACCATTTGAAGGCCAGCGACTGAATCTTCTGGTTGTTTATGCGTTGAGCTTCAGCAAGGTTATTACTGTCGGTCTTTCCGCTGCATTTGACGTGGAGTTCAATTTGCCACGTATTGCCACGACGGCACTGGGCATAATCATAATTGTCGTGCAGGGCATACTTACCATCCTCACAATgatcgccatcgtcgtcggatCCGTCAGCTCCTACATGTCCCTCACCCGAAACCAGGAAGGCGACGACTTCCGGCCGAAAAAGTGGGCGGGCATCCGCGAGAAGTACTTCAACCACCTGGACAAATCCGTCAAGGACCTTCCCGGCGAATCTCGCAAA gacgaagatgaaATTTTCGTAAACGAAGTCAATCCGTCCACTTTTGACATCCCGATCAATATCTCGACGACAACTTTGCCTCAACCTTCAGCCACCCCGATTCCTTCCGGCAGCCGGCCAGCCAGTCGTCCCGTCTCCCGCGCTCCAAGTGTGCGTAGCGTGAGCTCCGGTAATTTGCCCTTCGGGGCAAGGGCTCATCGGATGAGTTGGAGTATGCGAGACTttcaacag